The proteins below are encoded in one region of Methanobacterium aggregans:
- a CDS encoding DUF3320 domain-containing protein — MDLRGNANIEAQVGTLRKNLLDLSMKNQLLNFRPYTRSIKVEDEIPTEVYSILVLNEKKMQFLPRAEKDETRDSEAIDPKKEENGQISGNAPDFQDDPNNMDRNHEEKSILWKLPEPQLKVAEKHSDLLLQTNLTAEELQKRLFRIGQQSRSMLEEQGYNILYLAMGFLEWVESPDSESVRKAPLVLVPVELERKKVKGPFKLKWTGEEIITNISLQEKLTEQNIELPDFEMPAEKSDLYDYFKAVKKAIGVNKDWKLVYESYLGFFSFTKFVMYKDLDPESWSGEYLEGNPIINAIFDPSGDTYDEGFLPEDVDKKLRYKDVYHIVDADSSQIAVIEDAKSGRNMVVEGPPGTGKSQTIVNLIAELISNGKTVLFVSEKMAALEVVKSRLDNIGLGEFCLELHSRKSKKKDVLNELERTLYKRVKPQVSLENEFQTIERLRSELNGYNEVLHEPFGEIGLSPFELFGMKEESLNYFREAGREMPRVRFQSPEKCSLSQYNETAATLKSIEELVKFLKPISENPWKNCMPSNLLPSDEDEVGSLLKRTELSLENLQSELEYLSQVTGLGKPQNTKKISEFISSAELLSNSKKLSIDVLTNPEWDGGNGLALELIRNLETFKEYREELSMFQRDVLNMNLQPLLNEYRENSSKLLRSFRGGYKKAKEHVSSLYIGKVPEKDENVINDLESVVQCQTALRNLEDLEETGQKLFGNYWKGSDSDPESLKQLIKWIVPFRKMMATGKASIKTVELVSSGVDAEDTSTSIQRIHMYSVEMLKYIHELDSYLKIDFKSIFGKGLENTSFNEITAQIKGYIAGLSSLQKWSQFLEILRERPNTMVDPLIELVTHDEIETEDLIPCFRGNLADELLRSVFNTNPLLSGFISELHEGKIERFSDMDREIISLNRKRISSKLSMEKPSLNGAPSRNSELGILLSEFNRKRGHMPIRQLLSNTCGLVQKIKPCFMMSPLSVAQFLDPQNSKNVRFDVVVFDEASQVKPEDALGAFLRGNQAVVMGDTRQLPPTSFFDTMADADDIDDYELSSISDMESILHLCKRSFPTKMLHWHYRSRHESLIALSNQEFYNNELLIYPSPCHDTNNMGLKFQYLPETVYDRGRSSANRMEAKKVVEAAMEHYRKFGSSKSLGIGTFNIKQQQAIQEELELQLKMNSELEGFFTSSRDEAFFIKNLETIQGDERDVIFVSVGYGKDQNGRLNLNFGPLNRDGGERRLNVLITRARERCVVFSNFKARDIDITSNSAFGVRALKSFLEYAETGNLESVRAPGEDTESPFEDSVYRFLRENGYEIHKQVGCAGFRIDLAVVNPHSLGMYLLGIECDGASYHSSHVARDRDRLRQQILEGLGWNIYRIWSTDWYRNRADAQRRLLETVDEASKVASSPKNLQEEVEAENGRNTSEIIETRIENRTENRTETPLEVERETMKVEVPYNLDTEISSSRDHPSERAENGNKDHLNIDDVTPSSVNSSSTHDSSIDNSSVNSSINRYPFKDSISFITVNEPDFNEHDVVNDFKMKKVDGSHIGGLDDGSIVNQSDLSESYGTSESPEDSVVDYDVCSSLCIPVTGELHEKHPSELAKAVVQIVNLEGPVHFSEVVRRIRVAWGLKKAGKRIQDAVLSAVVYAKQNGEITSKGDFLFYNGVTGGNVKVRRRCGDPPARIDLICDDEIAEAVRIVIIRQFATPKDEIVKQTSRILGFKATRGSTASRIGKVVNWLLETGELEILPNGMINFPRQ; from the coding sequence ATGGATTTAAGGGGTAATGCAAATATTGAAGCTCAAGTTGGAACACTGCGAAAGAATCTTCTAGATTTAAGTATGAAAAATCAGCTTTTGAACTTCAGACCCTACACCAGATCCATAAAGGTGGAAGATGAAATACCAACCGAAGTTTACAGCATCCTGGTTTTAAATGAAAAGAAAATGCAGTTTCTTCCAAGGGCAGAAAAGGATGAAACAAGAGATTCTGAAGCCATTGATCCAAAAAAAGAGGAAAATGGTCAGATATCAGGAAATGCCCCAGATTTTCAGGATGATCCAAATAACATGGATAGGAATCATGAAGAGAAATCCATTCTCTGGAAGCTTCCAGAACCCCAGTTAAAGGTGGCAGAAAAACACAGTGACCTTCTTCTTCAGACGAATTTAACTGCAGAAGAACTGCAGAAACGTCTCTTCCGCATAGGTCAGCAGTCCAGATCCATGCTTGAAGAACAGGGTTACAACATCCTTTACCTTGCAATGGGTTTTCTGGAATGGGTGGAAAGTCCAGATTCTGAAAGTGTTAGGAAAGCACCCCTTGTACTTGTACCTGTAGAACTGGAGCGTAAAAAGGTTAAAGGTCCTTTCAAGCTCAAATGGACTGGAGAAGAAATAATTACAAACATTTCACTCCAGGAAAAGCTCACAGAACAGAACATTGAACTACCGGATTTTGAAATGCCTGCTGAAAAATCTGATCTTTATGACTATTTTAAGGCAGTTAAAAAGGCAATAGGAGTAAATAAGGATTGGAAATTGGTTTATGAGAGTTACCTTGGATTTTTCAGCTTCACCAAATTCGTTATGTACAAGGATCTGGATCCTGAAAGCTGGTCTGGAGAGTACCTTGAAGGTAACCCCATAATAAATGCCATATTCGATCCATCCGGAGATACATATGATGAGGGGTTCCTTCCAGAGGATGTTGATAAAAAATTACGTTACAAAGATGTTTATCACATAGTTGATGCTGATTCTTCCCAGATCGCTGTTATAGAAGATGCCAAATCTGGTAGGAACATGGTGGTTGAGGGGCCTCCAGGCACTGGTAAATCTCAGACAATTGTGAATCTCATAGCTGAATTGATAAGTAATGGAAAGACTGTGCTTTTTGTTAGTGAAAAAATGGCGGCTTTAGAAGTTGTTAAAAGTCGTCTGGACAATATTGGACTGGGGGAGTTCTGTCTGGAACTTCACAGCCGTAAATCCAAGAAGAAGGATGTTCTGAATGAACTTGAAAGAACACTCTACAAAAGAGTTAAGCCCCAGGTATCCCTTGAAAATGAGTTTCAAACCATTGAAAGACTCAGATCAGAGTTGAATGGATACAATGAAGTTTTACATGAACCCTTTGGTGAAATTGGACTTTCTCCATTTGAACTTTTTGGTATGAAGGAAGAATCCCTGAATTATTTCAGGGAAGCAGGAAGGGAAATGCCCAGGGTTAGATTTCAGTCCCCTGAAAAGTGCAGTTTATCCCAGTACAATGAAACAGCTGCAACACTTAAAAGTATTGAGGAACTGGTTAAGTTTTTGAAGCCCATATCAGAAAATCCCTGGAAAAACTGTATGCCCTCCAATCTCCTCCCATCAGATGAAGATGAAGTGGGATCTCTTCTTAAAAGAACTGAGCTGTCCCTTGAAAACCTTCAATCTGAATTGGAATATCTTTCTCAAGTGACTGGACTTGGAAAACCTCAAAACACTAAAAAAATTTCTGAATTCATTTCTTCTGCAGAGCTGCTCTCCAATTCAAAAAAATTATCCATTGATGTTCTCACAAACCCTGAGTGGGATGGAGGTAATGGACTTGCCCTTGAGTTAATAAGAAACCTTGAAACATTTAAGGAGTACAGGGAGGAGTTGTCCATGTTCCAAAGGGACGTGTTAAATATGAACCTTCAACCCCTCCTTAACGAGTACCGTGAAAATTCTTCAAAACTGTTGAGATCCTTTAGGGGAGGATATAAAAAGGCGAAGGAACATGTATCCTCATTATACATAGGTAAAGTCCCAGAAAAAGATGAAAATGTTATAAATGACCTTGAATCTGTTGTTCAATGTCAAACAGCCCTTCGTAATCTGGAGGATCTGGAAGAAACAGGTCAAAAATTGTTTGGAAATTACTGGAAGGGATCGGACAGTGATCCAGAATCCCTGAAACAGTTAATTAAATGGATTGTTCCCTTCAGGAAAATGATGGCAACAGGTAAAGCTAGTATTAAAACAGTTGAACTTGTAAGTTCTGGAGTCGATGCTGAAGATACATCCACATCGATACAGAGGATACATATGTACTCAGTGGAAATGTTGAAGTACATCCATGAACTGGACAGTTACCTGAAAATCGATTTTAAGTCAATATTTGGTAAAGGTCTTGAAAATACATCATTTAATGAAATAACGGCCCAGATCAAAGGTTACATTGCCGGACTCTCATCACTGCAAAAATGGTCCCAGTTCCTTGAAATTTTAAGGGAAAGACCTAACACAATGGTCGATCCCCTGATTGAGTTGGTAACCCATGATGAAATTGAAACAGAAGATCTCATACCCTGTTTCAGGGGAAATCTTGCAGATGAACTTCTGAGATCTGTTTTCAATACAAATCCCCTTCTCTCAGGATTTATAAGTGAACTTCATGAGGGTAAAATAGAAAGATTCAGTGACATGGACAGAGAAATCATCTCCCTCAACAGGAAGAGGATCTCTTCCAAGCTTTCAATGGAGAAGCCAAGTTTGAATGGTGCACCTTCAAGAAACTCTGAATTGGGAATCCTTTTAAGTGAATTCAACAGAAAAAGAGGACATATGCCCATAAGACAGCTTTTATCCAATACCTGTGGTCTGGTTCAGAAGATCAAACCCTGCTTTATGATGAGCCCACTTTCAGTGGCCCAGTTTCTGGATCCACAAAACTCCAAGAACGTCCGCTTCGATGTGGTTGTCTTTGATGAGGCGAGCCAGGTTAAGCCTGAAGATGCACTTGGAGCATTTTTAAGAGGTAATCAGGCTGTTGTGATGGGTGACACCCGCCAGCTGCCACCAACTTCATTTTTCGATACAATGGCAGATGCAGATGATATTGATGACTATGAACTTTCATCCATATCAGATATGGAGAGCATACTTCATCTCTGCAAAAGGAGCTTCCCAACTAAAATGCTGCACTGGCACTATCGCAGCCGGCATGAATCACTCATAGCACTTTCAAATCAGGAGTTCTACAACAACGAACTCCTTATATACCCATCACCCTGCCATGATACAAATAATATGGGTTTGAAGTTTCAATATCTTCCTGAAACAGTTTATGATAGGGGTAGAAGTTCTGCAAATCGTATGGAAGCTAAAAAAGTGGTTGAAGCTGCAATGGAACATTACAGAAAATTTGGATCCTCCAAGAGTCTGGGTATCGGTACCTTCAACATCAAACAGCAGCAGGCCATACAGGAAGAGCTGGAGTTGCAGCTTAAAATGAATTCAGAACTTGAAGGGTTCTTCACAAGTAGTCGTGATGAAGCATTCTTCATCAAGAACCTTGAAACGATTCAGGGGGATGAGAGAGACGTTATATTCGTGAGTGTTGGTTACGGCAAGGATCAAAATGGCCGTTTAAATCTTAACTTTGGACCTTTGAATCGTGACGGTGGAGAAAGACGTTTGAACGTTCTCATAACCCGGGCAAGGGAGCGATGCGTTGTTTTTTCAAATTTTAAGGCCCGTGATATAGATATAACTTCAAATTCTGCCTTTGGAGTCCGGGCTCTAAAGTCATTTCTTGAGTACGCAGAAACAGGAAATCTTGAAAGTGTCAGGGCTCCAGGGGAGGATACAGAATCGCCATTTGAAGATTCTGTGTACAGATTCCTTAGAGAAAATGGGTATGAAATTCATAAACAAGTGGGATGTGCAGGTTTCAGAATAGACCTTGCAGTGGTTAATCCTCACTCTTTAGGGATGTACCTTCTTGGAATTGAATGTGATGGGGCAAGCTACCACAGCTCACACGTTGCCAGGGACAGGGACAGACTCCGCCAGCAGATACTTGAAGGGCTTGGATGGAACATATACAGGATCTGGTCAACCGACTGGTACAGAAACCGTGCTGACGCCCAGAGAAGGTTACTCGAAACCGTAGATGAAGCTTCAAAAGTTGCATCATCCCCTAAAAACTTACAAGAAGAAGTTGAAGCTGAGAATGGAAGAAATACCTCTGAAATAATTGAAACACGAATTGAAAATAGAACTGAAAATAGAACTGAAACTCCTCTGGAAGTTGAAAGAGAAACCATGAAGGTTGAAGTTCCATACAATCTAGACACGGAAATATCCTCAAGTAGGGATCATCCATCTGAACGTGCTGAAAATGGCAACAAAGACCACCTTAATATTGATGATGTAACTCCAAGTTCTGTTAACAGTTCATCTACCCATGATAGTTCTATTGATAACTCTTCAGTTAACAGTTCCATAAACAGGTATCCATTTAAAGATTCTATAAGCTTTATCACTGTTAATGAACCTGATTTTAATGAACATGATGTTGTTAATGATTTTAAAATGAAAAAAGTGGATGGTTCCCATATTGGGGGTCTTGATGATGGTTCCATTGTTAATCAATCTGATCTTTCAGAATCTTATGGTACTTCGGAATCTCCAGAAGATTCTGTAGTTGATTATGATGTTTGTTCCTCACTCTGCATCCCTGTAACTGGTGAACTACATGAAAAACATCCATCTGAACTTGCAAAAGCCGTGGTGCAGATCGTGAACCTTGAGGGTCCTGTGCATTTCAGTGAAGTTGTGAGGAGAATAAGGGTTGCTTGGGGCCTTAAAAAGGCAGGTAAAAGGATCCAGGATGCTGTGCTGAGTGCAGTGGTTTATGCCAAGCAGAATGGTGAAATAACATCCAAAGGCGATTTCCTATTCTACAACGGAGTTACCGGAGGTAATGTAAAGGTGCGCAGGCGTTGTGGAGATCCTCCAGCCAGGATTGACCTGATATGTGATGATGAGATTGCAGAAGCAGTTAGAATAGTGATAATTCGTCAGTTTGCAACTCCCAAGGACGAGATTGTCAAGCAAACCTCCAGAATTCTTGGATTTAAGGCAACCCGTGGATCAACTGCATCAAGGATCGGGAAGGTTGTGAACTGGCTTCTTGAAACTGGTGAGCTTGAAATCTTACCAAATGGTATGATAAACTTTCCAAG